A section of the Oncorhynchus nerka isolate Pitt River linkage group LG3, Oner_Uvic_2.0, whole genome shotgun sequence genome encodes:
- the LOC115116618 gene encoding X-linked retinitis pigmentosa GTPase regulator-like: MTGQTEDDIPETGAIFTFGKSKFADNVPSKFWLKNDHPEEISCGGDHTALVTGHSRLFMFGSNTCGQLGLGSEININKPTAVKVLKTEKVKFAACGRDHTIVCTWSGQVYGAGSNQEGQLGLGHCDDTNTFHLIHPFSDHAPIKMLAAGCNTSAALTEEGRLFMWGDNSVGQIGLGAESYASEPREVMVGQSVAWVSCGYHHSAFVTVDGDLYTFGESRNGRLGLFRDQLANHRVPQQVEGIQDPVIQVSCGGEHTVALTKEDVYTFGRGQHGQLGHGTFLFEAHLPKALVHFRNGRVSHVTCGENHTAVITDSGILYTFGDGRHGKLGLGEENFTNQFRPTLCPRFLKYSVQSVKGGSSHMLVLAMPRPPEVEEVVIEEDDVTETILETLETYTELLMMDPSLLMSNPPTAPPLWTLSARARRRERECSPEQFGQMFHNLPPLMSGFFNTSLPVSRNIRISRTPCKDPSTSSLSSNPSSNNAPSPSLSLKPRGKPPLTPSRSPQFTFPDPPSPSLSSKSSPKKKKPTPSKSPKSTSKEPSSLSQSFLSMPKLIPDPTLSPKTPLKSPQITTNPPKRCLRGTQALLGVPLHHRQIGTRTQ, translated from the exons ATGACCGGGCAGACCGAAGATGATATACCTG AAACAGGAGCAATCTTCACCTTTGGGAAGAGCAAGTTTGCTGATAATGTGCCCAGTAAATTCTGGCTGAAGAATGACCATCCAGAAGAAATCTCGTGTGGGGGTGATCACACTGCTCTCGTAACAG GCCATAGCAGGCTGTTCATGTTTGGAAGTAATACCTGCGGTCAGTTAGGACTGGGGTCAGAGATCAACATCAACAAGCCCACTGCTGTGAAAG TGTTGAAGACTGAAAAAGTGAAGTTTGCAGCATGTGGAAGAGACCATACAATCGTGTGCACAT GGAGTGGGCAGGTTTATGGTGCTGGCAGTAACCAGGAGGGGCAGCTTGGTTTGGGACACTGTGATGACACAAACACCTTCCACCTGATTCATCCCTTCTCTGACCACGCACCAATCAAAATGCTCGCTGCTGGCTGCAACACCTCAGCTGCTCTGACAG AGGAAGGCAGGCTGTTCATGTGGGGTGATAACTCGGTTGGCCAGATCGGTCTGGGGGCAGAGAGCTACGCCTCAGAGCCTAGAGAGGTGATGGTGGGGCAGTCAGTGGCCTGGGTGTCCTGTGGATACCACCACTCAGCATTCGTCACAG TGGACGGGGACCTCTACACGTTTGGGGAGAGTCGGAACGGAAGGCTGGGTCTATTCCGTGACCAGCTGGCCAATCACAGAGTCCCTCAGCAGGTGGAAGGCATCCAGGATCCGGTCATCCAAGTGTCCTGTGGAGGGGAGCACACAGTGGCACTCACAA AGGAGGATGTGTACACGTTTGGGCGGGGTCAGCATGGTCAGCTGGGCCACGGGACCTTCCTGTTCGAAGCACATCTGCCCAAAGCACTGGTCCACTTCCGGAATGGCAGAGTCAGTCACGTCACCTGTGGAGAGAACCACACTGCTGTGATCACAG ACAGTGGGATTCTGTACACCTTTGGGGACGGTCGCCATGGTAAACTAGGACTGGGGGAAGAGAACTTCACCAACCAGTTCAGACCAACACTGTGCCCACGCTTCCTCAAATACAGTGTCCAGTCA GTGAAAGGTGGCAGCTCTCACATGCTGGTGCTGGCTATGCCCAGACCCCCAGAGGTTGAGGAAGTGGTGATAGAGGAAGATGATGTCACAGAGACCATTCTGGAGACTCTGGAAACCTACACTGAGCTGCTCATGATGGATCCCTCCCTCCTGATGTCCAACCCACCGACTGCACCTCCTCTCTGGACCCTGTCTGCTAGGGCCCGCCGCAGGGAGAGG GAGTGTTCTCCAGAGCAGTTTGGCCAGATGTTCCATAACCTTCCTCCTCTGATGTCTGGCTTCTTCAACACCTCCCTTCCCGTGTCCAGGAACATCCGCATCTCCAGAACACCATGTAAagacccctccacctcctcactgTCTTCCAATCCCTCCTCAAACAACGcccccagtccctctctgtcACTCAAACCCAGAGGCAAACCCCCTTTAACACCATCACGGTCTCCCCAATTCACATTCCCAGACCCTCCCAGCCCTTCACTCTCCTCAAAGTCCAGCCCTAAGAAGAAGAAGCCCACCCCGTCAAAATCACCAAAATCTACATCTAAAGAACCCAGTAGCCTCTCACAGTCCTTCCTATCCATGCCTAAACTCATCCCCGACCCCACACTGTCCCCTAAAACCCCTTTAAAAAGCCCACAGATTACAACCAATCCCCCAAAACGCTGTCTAAGGGGCACCCAAGCCCTTCTCGGAGTCCCACTTCACCACAGACAG ATAGGAACGAGGACACAGTGA